A single window of Salmo trutta unplaced genomic scaffold, fSalTru1.1, whole genome shotgun sequence DNA harbors:
- the LOC115186713 gene encoding nuclease-like isoform X1: MSQQKVQQRFQEREKELKELQQAVESFKLDNSKDSSFQGTEKLGRGGATMGIHQALKEDYEKSGYDKGHLFPVSHADTQETADATFTLTNAVPQDRCLNEVWWKDLEGKIIDYLHNYLKQQQQVNPVAYVVTGAVPGSPKISNPVNVPGYLWTAFCYHDSFTMQWVSKAHYAPNDRSQRVIELSVTDLETFLSDPNRDGYKTPFFIFQGQCNSDINNPIYHHD, translated from the exons atgagtcagcagaaggtccagcagagattccaggagagagagaaggagctgaaggagctccaacaggctgtggagtctttcaag CTTGACAATTCAAAGGACAGCTCTTTCCAGGGAACTGAAAAACTAGGAAGAGGTGGCGCAACAATGGGCATTCATCAGGCTCTGAAAGAGGACTATGAAAAATCTGGATACGACAAGGGCCACCTGTTCCCCGTgtcgcacgcagacacacaggaAACCGCTGATGCCACCTTCACCCTCACCAACGCGGTGCCCCAGGACAGGTGTCTGAACGAAGTCTGGTGGAAGGATCTGGAAGGGAAAATCATAGACTATTTACACAATTATCTAAAGCAGCAACAGCAGGTAAATCCAGTAGCCTACGTGGTGACAGGGGCTGTGCCGGGCAGCCCTAAGATCAGTAATCCCGTGAACGTGCCTGGGTATCTGTGGACAGCTTTTTGCTACCATGATTCATTTACCATGCAGTGGGTGTCGAAGGCTCACTATGCTCCAAACGACCGCAGTCAGCGTGTCATTGAACTGAGCGTGACAGATTTAGAAACATTTCTGTCTGACCCTAACCGTGATGGCTATAAGACACCGTTCTTTATCTTTCAGGGACAATGTAATTCTGACATTAACAATCCTATCTATCATCATGATTAG
- the LOC115186713 gene encoding E3 ubiquitin/ISG15 ligase TRIM25-like isoform X2, translating to MAQQGVLLDQDQFCCSVCLDLLKEPVTIPCGHSYCRSCIEGCWDQDVLKGVYSCPQCRQTFSPRPTLSKNNMLAELVEKLRKTGLQAAPPPALCYAGPGDVACDFCTGTRKQKALMSCLVCLASYCETHLQSHYEFPALKRHKLVKATAQLQEKICSHHDKLLEVYCRTDQQCICYLCTMDEHKGHDTVSAAAERTEKQRQLGMSQQKVQQRFQEREKELKELQQAVESFKVSIVDQRRHTISPVSSSQRGRERGRGAPIQSH from the exons atggctcaacagggagttctgctggaccaggaccagttctgttgttctgtctgtctggatctactgaaggaaCCAGTCACCATCccctgtggacacagttactgtaggagctgtattgagggctgctgggatcaggatgttctgaaaggggtctatagctgtcctcagtgcagacaGACCTTCAGTCCGAGGCCTACgctgagtaaaaataacatgttggctgagctggtggagaaactgaggaagacaggactccaggctgctccccctcctgctctgtgctatgctggacctggagatgtggcgtgtgatttctgcactgggaccagaaagcagaaagccctcatgtcctgtctggtgtgtctggcctcttactgtgagactcacctccaatCTCACTACGAATTTCCTGCTTTGAAGAggcacaagctggtcaaagccaccgcacaactacaggagaagatctgctctcatcatgacaaactgctggaggtttactgtcgtaccgatcagcagtgtatctgttatctgtgtacaatggatgaacataaaggccatgatacagtgtcagctgcagcagagaggactgagaaacag aggcagctggggatgagtcagcagaaggtccagcagagattccaggagagagagaaggagctgaaggagctccaacaggctgtggagtctttcaaggtgagtattgttgaccagaggagacacaccatttcacctgtctcctccagtcagagagggagagagagaggtagaggggcccCTATCCAATCCCACTGA